A stretch of Lathyrus oleraceus cultivar Zhongwan6 chromosome 6, CAAS_Psat_ZW6_1.0, whole genome shotgun sequence DNA encodes these proteins:
- the LOC127092771 gene encoding transcription factor bHLH149 → MDSFEPSHTLQESNHKKRRKIGDITADQNSLTLMRWRSESDQNNYSKKLIEALSRINSPATTKPRAAGQVRETADRVLATSAKGRTRWSRAILGKWKKLRRHHKKVKKAANGLNRAGIVKQRMTRRLPAVQKKTRVLGRLVPGCRKVPLPNLLEEATDYISALEMQVRAMTALAELLAGRTSAGLAGHALS, encoded by the coding sequence ATGGATTCATTCGAACCATCACACACTTTGCAAGAATCCAATCACAAGAAACGCCGCAAAATCGGAGATATAACCGCCGATCAAAATTCCCTCACTCTTATGCGATGGAGATCTGAATCAGACCAGAACAACTACTCCAAAAAACTAATCGAAGCTCTCAGCCGGATCAATTCCCCGGCAACCACCAAACCTAGAGCCGCCGGTCAAGTCCGCGAAACCGCCGATCGAGTCCTCGCCACATCAGCCAAAGGAAGAACACGCTGGAGCCGCGCGATCCTCGGAAAATGGAAGAAACTCCGTAGACATCACAAGAAAGTCAAGAAAGCTGCAAACGGATTGAACAGAGCCGGGATCGTAAAACAGAGGATGACGAGACGGTTACCGGCTGTGCAGAAGAAAACGCGCGTTCTCGGCCGGTTGGTTCCCGGTTGCCGGAAAGTACCTTTACCGAACCTTCTAGAAGAAGCTACTGATTATATCTCTGCCTTGGAGATGCAAGTGCGTGCTATGACTGCTCTTGCCGAGCTTCTCGCCGGTCGAACATCGGCTGGACTCGCCGGTCATGCGTTGAGTTGA